The segment GCTACAAGAATACTCCACGACTTGAAACAGGAGAGACCGTAAGCGCATCATGAACCACACATTCATTTAGGCTGGCACCAGGCTTATGATCTTATCCTCATTAACAAGGAGATAAGATCATGGCTCACCGACGACGCAGCGACCAGGAATGGCTGGAGCTATTCCAACAGTACGGAAACAGCGCCCTGAATCAAAGGGAGTTCTGCCGACGGAACCAACTCAGCCCTTCAACCTTCTTTTCAAAACGACGTTCGCTGGAGCTTACCCGAGGTAATCCAAAGAGCGGATTTGTCCGAACGGCAGTGGTTGAACAAACAACCCGCTATCAGGTGATGGCTCCCATCAACACGGATATGACACTCAGCTTTAATGAT is part of the uncultured Draconibacterium sp. genome and harbors:
- a CDS encoding IS66 family insertion sequence element accessory protein TnpB: MAHRRRSDQEWLELFQQYGNSALNQREFCRRNQLSPSTFFSKRRSLELTRGNPKSGFVRTAVVEQTTRYQVMAPINTDMTLSFNDVELSILRNTPAGYLAELILELSS